In Nicotiana tabacum cultivar K326 chromosome 2, ASM71507v2, whole genome shotgun sequence, the following proteins share a genomic window:
- the LOC142166909 gene encoding uncharacterized protein LOC142166909 — translation MRAPTVEDMAHLAMKFVRLELPVFTGADPSADPWDFLEEFEKATTLLGVKDYQVVQLATYQLKDVADLWFKGVEKSQPEDAPPMIWAEFKKIFIKKWLPPGVRGALAIFFKTLKKDTMAVLEYSIKFEKLSHYAPHLIPTEDEKIDRFAHGLILGIRKDMASGRRNTTFTDFVDLAMDLERIH, via the coding sequence ATGAGAGCACCAACGGTTGAGGACATGGCACATTTGGCCATGAAATTTGTGAGACTTGAGCTGCCAGTTTTCACTGGTGCAGATCCTAGTGCAGACCCTTGGGACTTCTTGGAGGAATTTGAAAAAGCTACTACTTTGCTGGGAGTTAAAGACTATCAGGTGGTTCAATTGGCAACCTACCAGTTGAAAGACGTTGCTGACCTCTGGTTCAAAGGGGTAGAGAAAAGTCAACCAGAGGATGCACCTCCAATGATTTGGGCAGAATTTAAGAAGATCTTCATTAAGAAGTGGTTACCACCAGGAGTGAGAGGCGCCCTTGCGATATTTTTTAAGACCTTAAAGAAGGATACCATGGCCGTCCTTGAGTATAGCATCAAATTCGAAAAGTTATCCCATTATGCTCCCCACCTCATCCCCACCGAGGATGAGAAGATAGATCGCTTTGCTCATGGCTTGATTTTGGGCATCAGAAAAGATATGGCTAGTGGGAGAAGAAACACTACCTTTACTGACTTTGTAGATCTAGCAATGGATCTCGAGAGGATTCATTAG